The region TtgtgatagacagacagacataacctttgttggcataacagaaaagaaaaacaaggtccaaaggaatttcagaatgGGACATACAAACCATAGTAATTTGCAAGCCCAACCAGCATGGGAATACAAGGTTACATGCAAAATTTAGCTAAGAAAAGTGGGGCAAGGTATTTCCCtacctgactccatttttaatttctttctcattcactgctagggccagaaattctgcaaccttctcagtaattgagggacatttgtcagccaacaaaaactctATCCTTTTGCTTGTCACCAACTTGGGGGTTAAGAGGAGAGGTTTGATCAGGCGCCGTGGGTGCTGGGAAAGTAACGGGCAGTCTAGTAGAATGTGCCATATAGAGTCAGGTTCTCTACCACATCTGCACTGTCTCTGTTCGTAAGGGATACCCTTACATCTACCAGAGACCACGGACGGTGGAAATATGTTGAGTCTGGCCAATATAAAAGCTCTGCATTGATGTGGGCTTATTAGATTTGAGAAGTACGGAGTCATGCAAATTTGAGAAGGGGGAAGGTCCAAGAAACGGGGTGAGCATGTACCCCTTGCTTCCGCAATTGTTAATTGGGAGTCAATATCCAGTATTCTCCTACAGATCAAGTGAAATATGTAAGTTTCACTGCAGTTTGTCAATGAATCTAGATAGATACCAATTGATTTAATTTTCCCGAGTACTGAACTGAACCATTTAGGGGTAAAAGGGTCTGCAAGTAAAAGAGAAATCAGACTGTTGGGTAAGGGGTGGAAATGAAGGTGGAGCCAGTATTTGATTGTGATAATCCAGATTCTAGACTCTACTGTGTGGAGACCCAATTATTTCTCCTTGTGTTTAAGCGTATGTACATAACAGAAAGCTGCCCCTGCAAGTATGACTGAAGGAAGGGCAGGTGAAAGGCTGCTTAATCTGTCCCCTGTGATCATTTTTCTCTCTGAAAATCACCTGAGCTGCATTTCGTACAGTTTCCTGGAAGAGAAAGACTTCATCAGCCTTTCCCTGCCTGTCCTTCCCTCAGAGCAGAAGCCTGCTAAGGctgccttttttattttatttaaagatAAAACTAGTGGAAACTAAAATGGAGCTCTGAGTAATGTCTGCTTGGCTAGGAGTTATTCTATATTGGGCTAACAAGAAAAAAAAGTTAACAACATGTCTGTATTCATTAAACTAAAAAGCTTTAGGCAAGCACGATGGAAGTTCATGTCTCCCATGGGCAAGCAATTACAATGGTTGGTCATTTGACGTAAGAGATTTGGTTGGTCGGGCGAATACTggtgaaatatttttaaaagtatcaaCTGTGTTAGCATAGCCCAATGGGTTTAATATTAATGCTGATTGTAAAAACAAATTAGATCACTCTTGTGGTgggaagtgataaagttaacttTTTATATAATATAGTAAGGAATTATCAGAACTTTAAGCATTTCCATCAATATGAACCAGGTTCAACCTGTTCTTCTCTGACTTTTTCCTAAATGCTGAGATCAATCTACATTTgtttaaaagattaaaaagaaagaaaccaaaGTTTGCTGACTTTTAAAGGCAGTTATGCTCAATAGGCTGTAGGCCAGTTCTTGTGGGCTGGATGTGCTTCCATGGTGCTATGTGATGAgcaagatcaatatttttcaataGGCAGTCAGTTGACCATATTTGGCTGGACACTGACTGCCCCGTTTGTTTACTTGAGGCACACCCTGCCATTCTTCCTACACAACGGGCATTGTTCTCCTCACCTCCagtttatccttacaacaaccctgtgagatagatcaGGATTGGCCCAAGGTCCCACAGCCAGCATTGGCATAGTGGGGATCTGAAATGGGACCTCCCagctacatcatgctggctcttcATCAAACCCTAATCAGTACAAACTGAAGAATAGTGCTAGAGCAGGTATAAGCAGACAGAGAATACAACTACAAAAATATACATAGGtgggcaggcacatatttcagataaAACAGATATTCCAGCTTGTTGTAATTttatagcccattgtgggggagggtaaCAGATGGTATAAGCAGTAGAATGAAGGGACATCCacctgcctcaactgaaggcctggcgaaacagtttcgtcttgcaggccctacaaagcggaagtaaatccggtagggcccggatcgccacaggtagctgattccaccgggccggggccagggccgaaaaagccctggccatggtcaaggcaagccggacatcccttgggccggggatggccagaaGGTATTGGTTGGCCGATCGCAACAGTCTTTGGGGCTCAGTATTAAAATTCTACAGAGTGATGCCTTtcagagccagctgtggtgtagtggataagagtggcagactcaaatctggagagctgggtttgattctctactcctccacatgaagcctctCAGAACTTtcccagtcccacctacctcacaaggggagagttagggaaagtgattgtaagccactttgagactcattCAGGTAGTGCAaaacaggatataaaaaccaactctgctTCTCCAGCACAAGCTCACAATTCCAAATACTCCTCCACTTttatttgtttggggtttttaaaaagtaatttgacTGCTTGCAATAAAAGTACCAAATAATAACATGATGGATGTAGAAGCAAACCAAACCAGCAGATCAGTAATGCTGTTCCCAACCCAAAAGTCATAAAAGTCTTGAACTAGTTCATTAAGTCTGGAACTAGCTCATTAATGTTTATGCTCTTCTTTCCTAGGAGCACATTAGTCAGCAAAGAACCTGATAGCATGCTGGCTCACATGTTTAAAGACAAAGGTTAGTATGTATTCTTCTTTCAATTATTCTTCTGTCCTTTTTTATGTGATTATGGTGGAAAGTTCTTGAAAGCTAGGAAAGGCATCTGTCAAGGTAGTATATACATAATGGGTTCTTCATTTCCACAAGTGGAGGGTTGTGCGGGAGGGGAAGATTCTGACTGTAACAGACTTCTTGGGATGATTGCCAAATTCACTTTTGAAGCAGAGGTCCTGTGTATTCAGGGTTTTTCAGCAAGGAAAGAATGTTTAGCCATCTCTATTTCCCCTTTCTTTGTAAAACTGTACAATATTAGATTTGTCAAATCTGAATTTTGCTGCCTGTTGCTGATTTTAAAGGTGCAGAAAGTTTTGTCTCATTCTTCTCTGGACCATCTCTGTAAGGGGAAAACCCCATTTTACTGAAGGGGAACTGAGATAGAGGTGTCTGAGCCATAAGGCTAAACCAGAATTTGAATCCCAGACTCCTAGATGAAAGGCCTGTATTGTGCCACCAGTCCCCTTGATTCTCTGCTAAGTGGACAGAATATTCTTAAATAGTCTTACCATTCACATTTCTAGGGGGTTGTTTTTACTTTGTAATATTTTGCATTATACAGTGCTATAATGGACAGTTTAAACAGACTCCAATTGAGAGAGGGAACAGGTCTCAAATAACTTGGCTTGTAGCGATAGAAAACCAATTCATGAAAGAAAATTGTTAATGAACGGAATTTTTCTGTGACATTTCTCCTGGAAACAGATGCCTGGGGAAACAAAAGAGATCATAGAGGGGCCTTCCTGATTGACCGGAGCCCGGAATACTTTGAGCCAATTTTGAATTATTTGCGTCATGGACAACTCATTGTGAATGATGGCATTAATTTGCTGGGTATGTATtattggaaggagggtcttaaaGTCATTGTTTTATGCTGGAGCCAAGGTCATGTCCTCATTACAAGCCCAGCTAACGCTGATGGATCTTGCCTGTGTACAGCTGTTTGGGGGATTCTGAATGCTGATCTTGCTTGGCAGTGTTTGTGAGTGAATAAGTGAGAGAAATCTATATCTGTGGACCTGGCACCAGTAAATCCTATGTTGAAACCTTCAGTGAATTTAAATACAGTTCTGAGAAGTAGTGGGTGCAAGCCACGGAACCCTTTGATAGAGCAGAGGAGGATCCTTGGATTCACTTCTTTTGACTCCTGGACCTATGTGGTTTGCTCTCTGGCTAAAGAGAGCTACCAAACTCCCATCTCATCTTTAGCTTTATACAGTTTTCCAGCTATATTGTATAGGCCTTCATCCATAAGTATCCATGAGGaagttttcttcctgcttttcaAGTGGGCTGTCCTTCTCCACTAGGCCCTCTGAGGGCTTTCAAAAAATGGCGGGGGGAGGTGGCGGCTTGTCCTAGATCTCCACACCAGTATTTTGCCTCAGATGTGTTCATGGCAGTTCAGTTTGTTAAGAGGCAGGAATGATTTCTTAGTACAACCCTTATTAAGGCCCAAAGTGTAATGCTAACTGGGGAGGCTTGCATGCTGTACTATAACTTTTATTCAACTCTTCCTTGTCATAATGTAGTTTTTATTCAGCTCTTTCCTTGTGGGAAAGTGTCATTTTGCATTGGAAAAAGACCAATCCAAAATCTGGGGGATTTGTGGGCCTTTCAACTGTGAATTAAACCTCCTTTCCTCCACCCCCAATTATTTTCAATATAAGCCATGTGTGACTGACAGTTTTTACTAGCATATGCATGTCATAtgagaatatttttttaaaaaacttgagaCAATTTACTCACCTTTCCAAGTAAAAGTTATTCAGACAGGTATAAACTGGAAACACATGGAATTTTGGTAGTTAATGGAACTGCTCAAGATCCTAAATACAATTGTCAGCAACAGGCCGTAGTTATTTTGACTATTACAAATCTGGTTTATTGCCAGAATTCTGTGTTCTTTGTTTCGTTTGCCTTTCCACACCCCATGAGTACAGCGCGTGACTGAAGAGTTCCTGCTTTGGAAAGCCTCCTATCTAAACTATAGTTTGCTGTAATGCCCAAATGTGCATTCTCCACTTAGTCTCTACCTGCTCCATGTCCAAGGAGTTTAGGGTGGCATTAATTGTTCTTGCCTCTGTTTTTACCCATAAAGCAACTCTGGCAGGCAGGTTAGGTTGACAGTGAGTGACTGGCctgtcacccagcaagtttctcaCCTGGTTGGGGAGTTAACTAGGTAATAAGTCCTGTATTTTTGAAGCAGTGTCTTCAGACAATGCAACAAAGGGGAGTTCAGATCAAAAGCTTCTGAAAACAGGAAGTTTTCAGTTGTACTCTGCACACGAGGACAGAGAGAATCTATAAAGAATGGCCACCTTCAGATATCCCATTTAACTCATATGCACTGTTCCAAGGTTCTCGCATACCTCATTCCTCCACCTTTCCTTCTAGCACAGAATACAGTGAAGGAATCCCAGCTTGAAACTAACTCCAGCTCTTCACAGTGTACAAACATAAGTGCCCAGATTTACCAGAATTGGTTTTTCTCCCCATGGATCAAATTTCTCTGTTAGAGTTTCattgaggtttggggaggagagttaAACCAATATACCTTCATGTATTGCTGGCAAGCAGAGTTCGTTCCTAACCACAGTTCTCCATGCAAGAAGGGAGGAACAAAATCTATGAGCCCAGCAACAGGCCAGGTTCATCCATGTGTGGGTTAAAGAGATATTCGAATGGAGTAATGGTTTTTCCAAAGCGCACACACAAAACCTGTAGttaatgtttttaatggttttaaaatcagCTTTAAATCCTATATTTTAATCTAGGTAATAGCAAACCCTGGTttaagtgggggcggggggagagatcACACAGTCATTCAGCCTGCTTCGGCTGTTATGGAGTGTCCTTCCTCTTTAGCAGGACACAGAGCATACACAAGAAGGCTTCTCCCTTTTGTTGCTTCTAGTAAGTGGGAACAGCAGTGTTTCATTTTTGTCCTCTAAATCTCTCTGCCTTTTTGCCAGGAGTTCTGGAGGAAGCCCGATTCTTTGGGGTTGACTCACTAATTGAACATCTAGAAGTAGCTATTAAGGTAATTTATACAGTTTTTTCTCACATGATCAAAGGAATACTTATGCTattttttattgctgcttctgtaacccttccccccttttcccccctATAGAATTCACAGCCAGCTGAAGATCATTCTCCAATCTCTCGAAAGGAATTTGTCAGATTCCTACTTGCAACCTCAACCAAATCTGAGCTTCGCTGTCaggtattaaaataaaataacttttcAAACTGGGGGGCATTCAAAAATTAACCACCCCCAGTCCCTTCAGTGTGAGGTGATCCAGTTCAGAATTCTACCAACTTATCCCTCTATCAAATCTATAGATATTCTCTCATGCATGTGGGGAGACCAGGACTATAGTTCTGACTGCACCTGGTAAGTCTTATTTGCAATTCCGTGTGTAAAACTCTCCACAAACAGAAATGTAGCATAACACGGAGGAAGCTGGGTTAGAACATCTTTTTGACTTGCAAAGTTTTAAGTTCTATTTGAGGCAGCATGCAAAAAACcagccttctccccccctccccctcttcccatCTGCTCTTTTACCTCATTCTGTTGTATACACGGACCAAGCCTTAGTTGCCATTCTGGGAGTATGGGTACCTGGGGCCAGTTCCCAAGCGACTCCTAGGGTGACACGGTGAGGAGAATGCAAAAGGACTGCTGGAGCTGGACTCACTACTGGTATCACTTCCAAGTCTTATACTACTGCCTGGCAGCTCTAAGAAGATCAGTTTCTAGTTTGGGCCAAGCCAGTTGTATGGGACCAGGATGGCATGGGAATATCTTGTTCAGGGCAGCAAAATACTTGGAACTAGTCCTATGGCTATCACtagtattacatttaaaaaaaaaagtgatctAGTAGTGGAATGATACCACCCCAATTTTGTAGATAGAGTGACTAATGTCAATGGCTGTACTGTGTTGCTCAGAACAATTGTCAGACTTTAGGCACAGCTGACTCAATTCTGGTAAGTGGCCCTGGTGACTGCTTTGGAACACCTGTGCAGTGCCTCAGCTACCCCCTTCTCAATCCATTATTGGCAGACTTCCTTTGCAATCTGGGGGTGCTGCTGCCTGGATGCTATCAGGCTGGTTATGAAAGGACTCCCGTGCTTAATTGCATTAATTTTTTCAAACTGCTATGTTGATTCTCTCCTCTCACTTTTTTTTAGGGTTTAAATTTCAGCGGAGCAGATCTTTCTCGATTAGATCTCAGATACATAAACTTCAAGATGGCCAACTTGAGCCGGTGCAACCTAGCCCACGCTAACCTGTGCTGTGCTAATCTGGAACGAGCAGACCTGTCTGGATCAGTGCTAGATGTGAGTTGTCATTGAGCTGTTCCTCTATAGCTGTCTTGAGCTGTCTCTTACAGGATGCAAGGGCTACTGAACACCTACTTTTGCATTATGGCATCTGCTATCTTGAGGCAAAAGCAGGCTGTCACTGTGATGATCAGCCTGCATCTTGATTACATTGATTCTGTCTTCATGTGGGGGCCTACATGATGtaatgctttgcacacagaaactGCTATCAATAAAACATCCTCTCTCCCTGGAATGCTAGTTGTCTGAGTGCAAGGAATTCCTTGCAGCTGAGGCTCACATGATCAAATGGCTCTTTGTACAGGCCACATTGAGCTGTGCCACCTCAGTGAACAAGCCTGTTGTGTTTGTATCACTTTTGAGATACATGCATATTTAAAGATGGTGGATAATTGTTACATACAAACCAGGAAATTCCTGGTGGGCTGCCTGCTTTTGGCTCAAGATAGGCAGATGCCATTATGCAAAAGTAGGTGTTCAGTAACCCTTGCATCCTGCAAGAGAGCCACCAGTGAGAATGTCCATGTTCAGCTGTTCCCCATGTATTCATGTTGGCCCCCCACTAACCAACTAAAGTCAGGAAGATCTGGGGCAAATCCAACAACTATGTCTCCTATAGAATCTCCTTCATTTGAATCCCAATCCACCATTGCTTTGGAAACCTCAGAGTGCTCACTCCTGGATGCAGGTGATTCATTGCATCCCTTCAACATTTGATTCTAATTTCCTCTGTTTCTGGCAGTGTGCCAACCTCCAAGGAGTTAAGATGCTTTGTTCTAATGCAGAGGGAGCATCACTGAAAGGATGCAATTTTGAAGACCCCTCTGGCCTTAAAGCTAACCTGGAAGGTAAGGACCAGATTCTGTTTCTTACCCCAGAGAGAGGAAAGTTCAGAAACATCTTGGAAGAATAGTTATTTAAAGCCAAAGTGAGGAGTTCTTTGTAGTTTAACGTACGCTTTCTAGACATTTAAGCATACTGTTGAAGACAGCTTTTTCATAAGCAAATAGCTTCAATAAGGTCTAGCCAATATTGGTGGCTTATTTTGCCATGATTAAACATCACTCCTGGCTCATCCAATCATCTTTTGAATTATGCAATACTGTTAATTATCTAGTCGGGGGTTTCATCTGTATTTATGCATCTGTGCTTTGTAGGAAAATGGTGTCTGGGTTTAAGCACTGCAGTATGACTGGGAAAATTCTCACTTGACCATGAAATTCAGAGAGTGACCTTGGGGTAGTtattttctctcagcctaatctttaAAAATGGTGACCATTGAACACTGGAGGGGAGGACTGCCCTTAGTTCACTGGTGGAAATGTAGCTTTGAATTTTATTCATGTTatttgtctgcctttctcactgggaatTTGGTAGCTGGCATAGTGGCCTAGGATGTAAAAGGTGAGTGCAGCGAGTGGGTGGGTGGAAGTGAGGGCAAGGTGTGTGAGAGATCTACAAGTACACAGTGCTGTCTTTCCAAAGAGTTTTGTTTCTGCCTTTGAAGAAGATGCAtaaatgaagggggggaggggtagttATCTTCGTATTTCTGGAATCCCATTACTTGGGGCAGACCAAAAACCCAAATCAGTCCCCAAAATATTCAATTCTATGCCTGCCGTAGGTGCTAACTTGAAAGGTGTTGATATGGAAGGGAGCCAGATGACTGGGATTAACCTGCGTGTTGCAACTTTGAAAAATGCCAAGTTAAAAAACTGCAACCTTAGAGGAGCAACTCTGGCAGGAACAGACTTAGAGGTGAGTCGCAAGTCACTTACAATCAGCAGGGGGTTTTAAACAAAAGACAGAACAGGGTTTTAGAAAGCTTTTGCAGACTTCCACTGTCTTTCGGTGCATCCTATGACACTTTTAGCTACATCTCTTTGTTAACTACATTTGGAAATGCCTACTCTGGATATTTTCAGGTGGGGCTGCAGGGCTTAATCAGATAGATCAGGCACACGTGGCACCCACCATCACCTTTCTTGGCACCTGCCtagtgttttttaaaagtaggtGAGGTGCAGTGGGAGTTggcaatttttttattttatggcATAATGCTTTATGTAGAATACTTACCTGTGTAAAGTATTCTAAAATACTTTGGGACTTGATTCTGAGTAAATACTATTGGGCAGCATGGCTAAAATGCTTAAAGCACATCACATTTTACTCACTTTTCAAAAAGCATTTATGTTCCTATCAAAATCTGGCCGGAGTCTCTCTGTCATTGTACATATGTACCAGGAGCTCTGTCACCAGCCCTTCAGCACCAGCTGTCATGGTTACTAGCAATAGTGGGAGCTAAAAATGGCTGGACTCATATAAAGGGATAGCAAGGAGAAGATGCACTTTCTCCTTTTCCATAAGTGCATTTGATACCTCCAAAATGAAAACAGATGGCTGCCAGTTGAGGGTTCCTTAGCTAGCTCAATGTGTATACTTGTGTTTATGTAAGAGAATATTTTAaaacaccataaattttaaaaggcatcctattaAATAGAGCTGCTGCATGAA is a window of Heteronotia binoei isolate CCM8104 ecotype False Entrance Well chromosome 12, APGP_CSIRO_Hbin_v1, whole genome shotgun sequence DNA encoding:
- the KCTD9 gene encoding BTB/POZ domain-containing protein KCTD9, with the protein product MRRVTLFVNGSPRNGKVVAVYGTLSDLLSVASSKLGIKATSVYNGKGGLIDDIALIRDDDVLFVCEGEPFIDPQTDVNPPEALTGSHSDWITLNVGGRCFTTTRSTLVSKEPDSMLAHMFKDKDAWGNKRDHRGAFLIDRSPEYFEPILNYLRHGQLIVNDGINLLGVLEEARFFGVDSLIEHLEVAIKNSQPAEDHSPISRKEFVRFLLATSTKSELRCQGLNFSGADLSRLDLRYINFKMANLSRCNLAHANLCCANLERADLSGSVLDCANLQGVKMLCSNAEGASLKGCNFEDPSGLKANLEGANLKGVDMEGSQMTGINLRVATLKNAKLKNCNLRGATLAGTDLENCDLSGCDLQEANLRGSNVKGAIFEEMLTPLHMSQSVR